A stretch of the Lolium perenne isolate Kyuss_39 chromosome 3, Kyuss_2.0, whole genome shotgun sequence genome encodes the following:
- the LOC127338783 gene encoding uncharacterized protein — protein sequence MASTMYVCLCTRLGLPICRSDLLARPMTGGHRSHRPLGTTAAHVPFEDLLYRGLEEGLVVAPPPRPRTSHAAGSRCNMFLGTFAATFAIIFAAMKQYNANDPLTPRTTVQQRKIMMRKVQCK from the exons ATGGCCTCGACAATGTATGTTTGCCTGTGCACGCGCCTCGGCTTACCCATCTGCAGATCTGATCTGCTTGCTCGACCCATGACCGGAGGGCACCGATCACACCGGCCGCTGGGCACGACGGCGGCGCACGTGCCGTTCGAGGACCTCTTGTACCGCGGGCTGGAAGAAGGCCTCGTCGTCGCACCGCCGCCACGTCCAAGGACGAGCCACGCTGCCGGGAGCCGATGCAATATGTTCCTCGGG ACGTTTGCTGCCACATTTGCTATCATATTTGCAGCG ATGAAACAATATAATGCCAACGACCCTTTAACTCCACGTACAACTGTCCAACAAAGAAAGATTATGATGCGCAAGGTTCAATGTAAATAG